One stretch of Cohnella algarum DNA includes these proteins:
- a CDS encoding SDR family NAD(P)-dependent oxidoreductase, with protein MLLTGKTALVTGAGTGIGRGIAIELARRGAKVAVHYNASETGALETLRQIQSAGGEGLTVRADVAEKADIGRMVEIVEDGLGTVDILVNNAALQLNYDLFRHDETTYDRLMNINLKGYWQCMQAVVPGMKRKGRGRIILISSVHAKRPTDFDPVYAMTKGGIRMLGRESAIELARYGITVNAIEPGAVDVGKYEVPAGLTPEERASRERRHLIKFPLGRGGLPADVAKLACFIASDESDYLNGAAIRLDGGSMLL; from the coding sequence ATGCTCCTGACAGGTAAAACGGCGCTCGTCACCGGAGCGGGAACGGGCATCGGCCGGGGCATCGCGATCGAACTGGCGCGGCGCGGCGCCAAGGTGGCCGTCCACTACAACGCCAGCGAGACCGGAGCGCTCGAGACGCTGCGGCAAATTCAAAGCGCTGGCGGCGAAGGGCTGACGGTCCGGGCCGACGTCGCGGAGAAAGCGGATATCGGCCGCATGGTCGAAATCGTCGAGGACGGCCTCGGCACCGTCGATATTCTGGTGAACAACGCCGCTCTTCAGCTGAACTATGACCTGTTCCGGCACGACGAAACGACGTACGACCGGTTGATGAACATTAATTTGAAAGGCTACTGGCAGTGCATGCAGGCGGTGGTCCCCGGCATGAAGCGCAAGGGACGCGGACGCATTATCCTGATTTCTTCGGTCCATGCCAAACGCCCGACCGATTTCGATCCCGTTTACGCGATGACCAAGGGCGGCATCCGGATGCTCGGCAGGGAAAGCGCGATCGAGCTCGCCCGGTACGGCATAACGGTCAATGCGATCGAGCCCGGCGCCGTCGACGTCGGAAAATACGAAGTTCCCGCCGGGCTGACGCCGGAAGAAAGAGCGAGCCGAGAGCGCAGGCATCTGATCAAATTCCCGCTCGGCCGGGGCGGTTTGCCCGCCGACGTGGCGAAGCTGGCTTGCTTTATCGCGTCGGACGAAAGCGATTATTTGAACGGGGCCGCCATCCGTCTTGACGGCGGCAGCATGCTGCTTTAA
- a CDS encoding SDR family oxidoreductase produces MSSQPVVFVSDADSDSGKAVFLRFAREGARLVLNSRSSGAAIGAELEAAREQGADVCVVDGDLSDGAEVERVLRLAERESGPIGVFVHNPDLLIPAAVETCAEEIFLDVMNANAKSAFLCVQAVGKRMAAREAGAIVLVTSVHAEKPTGSSFAYSASKGAVKMLAKEAAVFLGRFGITVNTVEPGAMEGDGSRFRSSVSALYEDYEYKVPNAVPGAWEELAHVVSFLASDRARFVNGTDIRLDGGFLLHYMDHKMKRPK; encoded by the coding sequence ATAAGCTCCCAACCTGTCGTTTTTGTAAGCGATGCGGACAGCGATTCCGGAAAAGCGGTGTTTCTCCGTTTTGCCCGGGAAGGCGCGCGTCTCGTTTTGAACAGCCGCTCGTCGGGAGCGGCCATCGGCGCGGAGCTGGAGGCCGCGCGGGAGCAAGGGGCCGACGTCTGCGTGGTCGACGGGGATTTGAGCGATGGCGCGGAAGTCGAGCGCGTCCTGCGGCTGGCGGAACGGGAATCGGGACCGATCGGCGTGTTCGTTCACAATCCGGATCTGCTTATTCCCGCGGCGGTGGAGACTTGTGCCGAAGAGATTTTTCTGGACGTGATGAACGCCAACGCCAAAAGCGCCTTCCTTTGCGTACAAGCCGTCGGCAAGCGGATGGCGGCCCGCGAAGCCGGCGCGATCGTGCTGGTAACGTCGGTTCATGCCGAAAAGCCGACCGGTTCTTCGTTTGCGTACAGCGCGTCCAAAGGAGCCGTGAAGATGCTCGCCAAGGAAGCGGCCGTCTTTCTCGGCCGCTTCGGCATTACCGTCAATACCGTCGAACCGGGCGCGATGGAGGGCGACGGCAGCAGGTTTCGCAGCTCCGTTTCGGCGCTGTACGAGGATTACGAATATAAAGTGCCGAATGCCGTCCCAGGCGCCTGGGAGGAGCTCGCTCACGTCGTTTCGTTCCTCGCGTCGGATCGCGCCCGCTTTGTGAACGGTACCGACATTCGCCTGGACGGCGGTTTTCTGCTTCACTATATGGACCATAAAATGAAACGGCCGAAATGA
- a CDS encoding copper amine oxidase N-terminal domain-containing protein has translation MKEAFVSNRSLFALTESGKVYETSIELENLPANAEFKLIATDVSSLKPASKHLLMQKTDGTLWGWGLNKNANLGVGDYEFEYLTPVQVQPPVEVVLNGESIALANGVITRNGQAFVPLRSVFEKLGAKISWDETNKIATLERAATEQTSSVTVQLNLKDGTAALNGSPVKLQNDPFGTSGTSYLPLRFISESLGAKVDWLQKEGKIRITMS, from the coding sequence GTGAAAGAGGCCTTCGTTTCGAATCGCTCCCTTTTCGCTCTAACCGAATCGGGCAAAGTCTACGAGACGTCCATCGAGCTCGAGAATTTGCCGGCCAATGCCGAGTTCAAGCTGATCGCGACGGACGTAAGCAGCTTGAAGCCGGCTTCGAAGCATCTTCTCATGCAGAAGACCGACGGCACGTTATGGGGATGGGGGCTCAATAAAAACGCCAATCTCGGCGTCGGCGATTACGAGTTCGAATATTTGACGCCCGTTCAAGTCCAACCGCCGGTCGAAGTCGTCCTCAACGGAGAATCGATCGCGCTTGCAAACGGGGTCATCACCCGCAACGGGCAAGCCTTCGTTCCGCTTCGTTCCGTCTTCGAGAAGCTCGGAGCGAAAATTTCATGGGACGAAACGAACAAAATCGCGACTCTCGAGCGGGCCGCAACCGAACAAACCTCATCCGTGACGGTACAATTGAACTTAAAAGACGGAACCGCCGCCTTGAACGGATCGCCCGTCAAGCTGCAGAACGATCCGTTCGGCACGAGCGGAACCTCCTACCTGCCGCTTCGCTTCATAAGCGAGTCTCTCGGAGCGAAGGTCGATTGGCTGCAGAAGGAAGGCAAGATTCGGATCACGATGTCCTAA
- a CDS encoding carbohydrate ABC transporter permease has translation MRTGGLRRKQRSRETNAAGYIFISPWLIGFLLLTLWPIAQSFYLSFTEYSLLEDPVWTGLDNYRSILTDDSTFTKSLSVTFLFVLFSVPLKLIFSLLVAMALSKSLRGMNAYRTAIYFPSLIGGSIAVAALWRNMFGLDGYINQVLAWFGIEGIGWISNPSTSLGTLILLNTWQFGSTMVIFLAGLKQIPQELYESASVDGAGKLRKFWNITLPMLSPVMFFNLILGVIGSFQTFTSAFIITKGGPVNSTYMYALFLYEKAFKHYQMGYASALAWILLTIVALLTMINFFASRYWVFYESEGGRPK, from the coding sequence ATGCGGACGGGGGGACTTCGGCGCAAGCAGCGGAGCAGGGAGACGAACGCGGCAGGCTACATTTTCATCTCGCCCTGGCTGATCGGCTTTCTTTTGCTTACGCTATGGCCGATCGCGCAGTCGTTTTACCTGTCGTTCACGGAATACTCGCTGCTCGAGGATCCGGTTTGGACCGGATTGGACAATTACCGCAGCATCCTCACCGACGACTCGACGTTTACGAAATCGCTGAGCGTGACGTTTCTGTTCGTGCTGTTTTCCGTTCCGCTGAAGCTGATCTTTTCGCTGCTGGTCGCGATGGCGCTGAGCAAAAGCCTGCGGGGAATGAACGCGTACCGCACGGCGATTTATTTCCCGTCGCTCATCGGCGGAAGCATCGCGGTCGCGGCGCTTTGGCGCAATATGTTCGGCCTGGACGGGTACATCAACCAGGTGCTGGCCTGGTTCGGCATCGAGGGGATCGGCTGGATCTCGAATCCGAGCACCTCGCTCGGAACGCTCATTCTGCTCAATACGTGGCAATTCGGCTCCACGATGGTCATTTTTCTGGCCGGACTCAAGCAAATTCCGCAGGAATTGTACGAATCGGCCTCCGTCGACGGGGCGGGCAAGCTCCGCAAATTTTGGAACATCACCCTTCCGATGCTGTCGCCCGTCATGTTTTTCAACCTTATCCTGGGCGTAATCGGCTCCTTCCAGACGTTCACCTCGGCGTTCATCATTACGAAGGGCGGTCCTGTCAACTCCACCTATATGTACGCGCTGTTTCTGTACGAGAAGGCGTTCAAGCATTACCAGATGGGCTACGCGTCGGCGCTGGCCTGGATCCTGCTTACGATCGTCGCCCTGCTGACGATGATCAATTTCTTCGCTTCCCGCTACTGGGTGTTCTACGAATCGGAGGGGGGGAGGCCCAAATGA
- a CDS encoding mandelate racemase/muconate lactonizing enzyme family protein, whose product MANNPSYEETLAHVRTHSSPSQLRITDIRFTDIVGAPFHSSLIKVYTNQGLVGFGEVRDNADKVYALMLKSRLLGENPCNIDKLFRRIKQFGGHARQGGGVSGLEIALWDLAGKAYGIPIYQMLGGKFRDRIRMYCDTAVTGRDTGKAMGQALKKRLEDGFTFLKMDLGIGQIIDEPGTLNAPLGFLEEMRELSRKRYRMQADSRSEEENREIVNRHYDIYNIPHPFTGIHVTEKGLDMLEQYVADVRDIIGYQVPLAIDHFGHIGLEDCIKLGRRVDKFNLAWMEDMIPWQYTEQYARLSRAMTTPICTGEDIYLKENFRPLLEAGGVSVIHPDVLTAGGILETKKIGDMAQDYGVAMAIHMAESPIACLAAAHVAAATENFLALEYHSCEVDWWDDIIVSGKLPNKLVQNGFMTIVDAPGLGIDDLNDEVLAAHLHPSNAAVWESTDEWNDHYSNDRLWS is encoded by the coding sequence TTGGCGAACAATCCGTCGTACGAGGAAACGCTGGCCCATGTCCGCACCCATTCCAGCCCTTCGCAGCTGCGCATCACCGATATCCGGTTTACGGATATCGTCGGGGCCCCGTTCCACAGCAGCCTGATCAAGGTGTACACGAACCAGGGGCTCGTCGGATTCGGCGAAGTGCGCGACAACGCGGACAAAGTGTACGCGCTCATGCTGAAAAGCCGGCTGCTCGGCGAAAATCCCTGCAACATCGACAAGCTGTTCCGGCGCATCAAGCAGTTCGGCGGGCACGCCCGGCAAGGGGGAGGCGTCAGCGGCCTGGAGATCGCCCTTTGGGATCTGGCCGGCAAAGCGTACGGCATCCCGATCTACCAAATGCTCGGCGGCAAATTCCGCGACCGGATCCGCATGTACTGCGATACGGCCGTAACGGGCAGGGACACCGGCAAAGCGATGGGCCAAGCGCTGAAGAAACGGCTGGAGGACGGCTTTACGTTTTTGAAAATGGATCTGGGCATCGGCCAAATCATCGACGAACCGGGCACGCTCAACGCCCCGCTCGGCTTCCTGGAGGAAATGCGGGAGCTGTCGCGCAAACGGTACCGGATGCAGGCCGACAGCCGATCGGAGGAAGAAAACCGGGAGATCGTCAATCGTCACTACGATATTTACAACATCCCCCACCCTTTTACCGGCATTCACGTGACGGAAAAAGGACTCGACATGCTGGAGCAGTACGTCGCCGACGTTCGGGACATTATCGGTTATCAGGTTCCGCTCGCGATCGATCATTTCGGCCATATCGGGCTCGAAGACTGCATCAAGCTGGGCCGAAGAGTCGACAAGTTCAACCTCGCCTGGATGGAAGACATGATTCCGTGGCAATATACCGAGCAATATGCCCGCCTTTCGCGCGCGATGACGACGCCGATCTGCACGGGGGAAGATATTTATTTGAAGGAAAATTTCCGGCCGCTGCTCGAAGCGGGAGGCGTTTCCGTCATTCATCCCGACGTCCTGACGGCCGGCGGCATTCTCGAGACGAAAAAAATCGGCGACATGGCGCAGGATTACGGCGTCGCGATGGCCATTCACATGGCCGAAAGCCCGATCGCCTGCCTCGCCGCCGCCCATGTCGCCGCCGCGACGGAAAATTTCCTCGCGCTGGAATACCACTCCTGCGAGGTCGACTGGTGGGACGACATTATCGTCAGCGGCAAGCTGCCGAACAAGCTCGTCCAGAACGGCTTTATGACGATCGTCGACGCGCCCGGCCTCGGCATCGACGATTTGAACGACGAGGTGCTGGCCGCTCACCTGCATCCCAGCAACGCCGCCGTCTGGGAGTCCACGGACGAGTGGAACGACCACTACTCGAACGACCGGCTGTGGAGCTGA
- a CDS encoding carbohydrate ABC transporter permease: MSSRKSRLLNHVWLTVFSLIMLYPVIWWVGASLKKTEELSSPSLWPKTPMWENYSKGWHFSGDFTFAHFFGNTLLMELFNVAGGVLTAAVVAYGFGRLEFKLRGFWFSILLLTMMLPGQVTVVPQYILFNNLGFVDSYVPLVVPHFFGGGAFFVFLLVQFIRGIPRDLDEAAKIDGASVYGIFFRIVFPLIKPALVTVAIFTFIWSWDDFFSQVLYLSSVEKFTVGLALRMFIDQFEIQWGQLLAMSLLSVVPSALIFLFAQKHFVEGIATTGLKG; this comes from the coding sequence ATGAGCTCGCGCAAATCCCGGCTGCTGAATCACGTTTGGCTGACCGTCTTTTCGTTGATCATGCTGTATCCGGTCATCTGGTGGGTCGGAGCTTCGTTGAAAAAAACCGAGGAGCTCAGCTCGCCCTCGCTGTGGCCGAAGACGCCGATGTGGGAGAACTACAGCAAAGGGTGGCATTTTTCCGGCGACTTTACGTTCGCTCATTTTTTCGGCAACACGCTGTTGATGGAGCTCTTCAACGTCGCGGGCGGCGTTCTGACGGCGGCCGTCGTCGCCTACGGCTTCGGGCGGCTGGAGTTCAAGCTGAGAGGCTTCTGGTTTTCGATCCTGCTGCTGACGATGATGCTTCCCGGACAAGTGACCGTCGTGCCGCAATATATTTTGTTCAACAATCTGGGCTTCGTCGACAGCTACGTGCCGCTGGTCGTTCCGCATTTTTTCGGCGGGGGGGCGTTCTTCGTTTTCTTGCTCGTCCAGTTCATTCGCGGCATTCCGCGGGATTTGGACGAAGCGGCCAAAATCGACGGGGCTTCGGTATACGGCATTTTCTTCCGCATCGTGTTTCCGCTTATCAAGCCCGCGCTCGTCACCGTCGCCATCTTTACCTTCATTTGGAGCTGGGACGATTTCTTCTCCCAGGTGCTGTACCTCAGCTCGGTGGAAAAATTCACCGTTGGTCTTGCGCTTCGCATGTTCATCGACCAATTCGAAATTCAGTGGGGCCAGCTGCTGGCGATGTCGCTTTTGTCCGTCGTCCCGTCGGCGCTGATCTTCCTGTTCGCGCAAAAGCACTTCGTCGAAGGGATCGCGACGACAGGCTTGAAGGGGTAG
- a CDS encoding RraA family protein, producing the protein MKFDHAEDIVQLTPLWTGERFPNGRPKVPDDILRRIRKITLEEAWGPLWHRGYAFQFEGDFKIVHPDRIMVGRAVTAVMVPKRPDLHETLLKYGHEQEGRRGFFNQWVIDSLTEDDVVVVDMFDKIHMGTYVGGNLSTAISTRTKRGGAVIWGGIRDNQQVVSIPDINIYYRGSDPTAIGDVTMVGMNVPTRIGKAICLPGDVVLGTPAGVIFIPPHLAELTVVQAEKSQVRDVFGFVRLKEGVYSTAQIDASWTTAIWNDFVEWFRTDEAAADYRHLTWDAELEDARKQERDGPQSDVRL; encoded by the coding sequence ATGAAATTCGATCATGCCGAAGATATTGTGCAATTGACGCCTCTGTGGACGGGCGAGAGGTTTCCGAACGGAAGGCCGAAAGTGCCGGACGACATCCTGAGACGAATTCGCAAAATTACGCTTGAAGAAGCTTGGGGCCCTTTATGGCACCGGGGCTATGCGTTCCAATTCGAAGGCGATTTCAAAATCGTCCACCCCGATCGAATCATGGTCGGCCGGGCCGTTACCGCCGTCATGGTTCCCAAACGTCCCGATCTGCACGAAACGCTGCTGAAGTACGGACACGAGCAGGAGGGCCGCCGGGGCTTTTTCAATCAATGGGTCATCGATTCCTTGACGGAAGACGATGTCGTCGTCGTTGACATGTTCGACAAAATTCATATGGGCACCTATGTCGGCGGCAACCTGTCCACGGCGATTTCGACGCGCACCAAGCGCGGGGGAGCCGTCATCTGGGGAGGCATCCGGGACAACCAGCAGGTCGTCTCCATTCCCGACATCAACATTTATTACCGGGGCAGCGATCCGACGGCGATCGGCGACGTGACGATGGTCGGCATGAACGTTCCGACCCGCATCGGCAAAGCGATCTGCCTGCCGGGCGACGTCGTGCTCGGCACGCCCGCGGGCGTCATCTTTATTCCGCCGCATCTCGCGGAGCTGACGGTCGTCCAGGCGGAAAAGTCGCAGGTAAGAGACGTCTTCGGCTTCGTCCGGCTGAAGGAAGGCGTCTACTCGACCGCCCAGATCGACGCTTCGTGGACGACGGCCATCTGGAACGACTTCGTCGAGTGGTTCCGGACCGACGAAGCGGCGGCGGACTACCGCCACTTGACGTGGGACGCGGAGCTCGAAGACGCCCGCAAGCAGGAAAGGGACGGGCCGCAAAGCGACGTTCGCCTGTAG
- a CDS encoding mannonate dehydratase, translating into MKLAEFMGSKPDRLWHLAKQMNVNYAVSGLARDEKTEQPWDLMPLLRMKQRFADFGLALAVIESMPPSNHIKLGTEGRDREIETFKEFVANMGAVGIPVLCYNFMAQFNWFRTSTTTRTRGGALVSSYDHSLMANAPLTEAGLVPESLLWENLHYFMEQIVPVAEAAGVKLALHPDDPPISPIRGVGRILRSADALERAIRLVPSECNGITLCQGTLATAGEDIPSVIRRFAGQNKLFFVHFRDVRGTAEKFEETFHDDGKTDMLEAMRTYYEVGYDGPARPDHVPTMEGEDNANPGYELLGRLFGVGYITGLMEAASKERAAAAADASVNAQS; encoded by the coding sequence ATGAAGCTGGCCGAATTCATGGGTTCCAAGCCGGACCGCCTTTGGCATCTGGCGAAGCAAATGAACGTCAATTACGCGGTGTCGGGCTTGGCGCGGGACGAGAAAACCGAACAGCCGTGGGATTTGATGCCGCTGCTTCGCATGAAGCAGCGATTCGCGGACTTCGGTCTTGCGCTCGCCGTCATCGAATCGATGCCGCCGAGCAATCATATCAAGCTCGGAACCGAAGGGCGCGACCGGGAAATCGAAACGTTCAAGGAATTCGTCGCCAATATGGGCGCCGTCGGCATTCCCGTCCTGTGCTACAACTTTATGGCGCAGTTCAACTGGTTCCGGACTTCGACGACGACCCGGACGAGGGGAGGCGCGCTCGTCTCCAGCTACGATCACAGCCTCATGGCGAACGCTCCGCTGACCGAGGCCGGTCTCGTGCCGGAGTCGCTGCTGTGGGAAAACCTGCACTATTTTATGGAGCAGATCGTGCCGGTCGCGGAAGCGGCGGGCGTCAAGCTTGCGCTCCATCCCGACGATCCGCCGATTTCTCCGATCCGCGGCGTGGGGCGCATTTTACGGAGCGCCGACGCGCTCGAACGGGCGATTCGCCTCGTGCCGAGCGAGTGCAACGGGATTACGTTATGCCAGGGAACGCTCGCGACGGCGGGAGAGGACATCCCGTCGGTCATTCGCAGATTCGCGGGACAAAACAAGCTGTTTTTCGTGCACTTCCGCGACGTCCGCGGCACGGCGGAAAAGTTCGAGGAAACGTTCCACGACGACGGGAAAACCGACATGCTCGAAGCAATGCGAACATATTACGAGGTCGGATACGACGGGCCGGCGCGTCCGGACCACGTTCCGACGATGGAGGGGGAGGACAACGCCAATCCCGGCTACGAGCTGCTCGGGCGGCTGTTCGGCGTCGGGTACATTACGGGGCTGATGGAGGCGGCGTCGAAAGAACGGGCGGCGGCGGCGGCGGACGCATCCGTCAATGCGCAGTCGTAA
- a CDS encoding ABC transporter substrate-binding protein, whose protein sequence is MRKKVSFSLAALLAALLLALSACSGGNGGNSSSSGDGAEGGKTTLGIMWWGTDARHEATKQALDIYGKQFPDVAFKPEFMAWEAYWQKLPTLAASKTIPDVLQMDAAYIQEYVSRGQLADLTDVDLSGIVDPGVIENMKIDGKLYGIPLSLNSQGMAYNKEELAQYGIPLPHKDWTYDEFFRWAEDAKAKLPEGKYPIGDTTTWDGFNYYQTAMGKPPIMSDGGKTFTLDRELFMEFYGTYDEFRKNGIVPPADKSAAFLENDPQADPMASGTVMTRGATTGSVSALEQLMPGKVGVVNMPTGPAGGGWAQSTIFLSVSANSKNMDEAKKFVKWFITDPEAGKALGLTRGIPINPEVYKELEPTMEAKDKLGKELYDLSVDKALPFYSPAAGFSEWVDTYKKEMDAVTFGQQSIEEAFEKIDKMGKELAAKAGG, encoded by the coding sequence ATGAGGAAAAAAGTCAGTTTTTCGCTTGCGGCGCTGCTGGCCGCTTTGCTGCTTGCGCTGTCGGCCTGCAGCGGCGGAAACGGGGGCAATTCGAGCTCAAGCGGAGACGGCGCTGAAGGCGGGAAGACGACGCTCGGCATCATGTGGTGGGGAACGGACGCGCGGCATGAGGCGACGAAGCAGGCGCTGGACATTTACGGCAAGCAATTCCCGGACGTCGCCTTCAAGCCCGAATTCATGGCGTGGGAAGCCTATTGGCAAAAGCTGCCGACGCTGGCCGCCTCGAAGACGATTCCCGACGTCCTGCAAATGGATGCGGCCTATATTCAGGAGTACGTATCCAGGGGGCAGCTGGCGGATTTGACGGACGTGGATTTAAGCGGAATCGTCGATCCGGGCGTCATCGAAAACATGAAAATCGACGGCAAGCTGTACGGCATCCCGCTCAGCCTGAACTCGCAAGGGATGGCGTACAACAAGGAGGAGCTGGCGCAGTACGGCATTCCGCTGCCGCATAAAGACTGGACGTACGACGAGTTTTTCCGGTGGGCGGAGGACGCGAAGGCGAAGCTTCCCGAAGGCAAGTATCCGATCGGCGACACGACGACGTGGGACGGCTTCAACTACTATCAGACGGCGATGGGCAAACCTCCGATCATGTCGGACGGAGGCAAGACGTTTACGCTTGACCGCGAGTTGTTCATGGAGTTTTACGGAACGTACGATGAGTTCCGGAAAAACGGCATCGTCCCGCCGGCCGACAAATCGGCGGCCTTTCTGGAAAACGATCCGCAGGCCGACCCGATGGCATCCGGCACGGTCATGACCCGCGGAGCGACGACCGGTTCGGTCAGCGCGCTGGAGCAGCTGATGCCGGGCAAGGTCGGCGTCGTCAACATGCCGACGGGACCGGCCGGCGGCGGCTGGGCGCAGTCGACGATTTTCCTTAGCGTCAGCGCGAACTCCAAAAACATGGACGAGGCGAAAAAGTTCGTCAAATGGTTCATCACGGATCCGGAAGCCGGAAAAGCGCTCGGGCTGACGCGCGGCATTCCGATCAATCCGGAGGTGTACAAGGAACTCGAGCCGACGATGGAAGCGAAGGATAAGCTCGGCAAGGAGCTGTACGATCTGTCCGTCGACAAGGCGCTGCCGTTCTATTCGCCGGCCGCGGGGTTCTCGGAGTGGGTAGACACGTACAAAAAAGAAATGGACGCGGTCACGTTCGGCCAGCAATCGATCGAGGAAGCGTTCGAAAAGATCGACAAAATGGGCAAGGAGCTGGCCGCGAAAGCGGGAGGCTGA
- a CDS encoding GntR family transcriptional regulator: protein MAEQEPNLSMHSISEHIYLWLKQGILAGELQPGTRLIVLDIARKFRVSQAPVREALERLKQEGLINGVPNKGSVVSDITSKEIRDLFVLREIIEGFAVRETMPRMTDGDYAFLERTVSGMDDANKMRDTLRILELDMEFHGFFYRRCDNQAILGLWNDMRTKIMRFMAISNRYYTTDGLADWHRLLIDALKSGNPETAEKAFVEHMHSYKIIHLD, encoded by the coding sequence ATGGCTGAACAGGAACCGAATCTCTCGATGCACTCGATCAGCGAGCACATTTATTTATGGTTGAAGCAAGGGATTCTCGCGGGCGAGCTTCAGCCCGGTACCCGGCTTATCGTGCTGGACATCGCCCGCAAATTCCGGGTCAGCCAGGCGCCCGTCCGCGAAGCGCTCGAACGGCTGAAGCAGGAAGGGCTCATCAACGGCGTTCCGAACAAGGGGTCCGTCGTTTCGGATATTACGTCCAAGGAAATCCGGGATCTTTTCGTCTTGCGGGAAATTATCGAAGGCTTTGCGGTGCGGGAGACGATGCCGCGGATGACGGACGGCGACTACGCGTTTTTGGAACGGACCGTTTCCGGCATGGACGACGCCAACAAAATGCGGGATACGCTGCGAATCCTCGAGCTCGATATGGAGTTTCACGGCTTTTTTTACCGGCGCTGCGACAATCAGGCGATACTCGGGCTGTGGAACGATATGCGAACGAAGATCATGCGGTTCATGGCGATATCCAACCGCTATTATACGACCGACGGGCTGGCCGATTGGCATCGCCTGCTCATTGACGCCTTGAAGTCGGGAAACCCGGAAACGGCGGAAAAAGCATTTGTCGAACATATGCACTCGTACAAGATCATTCATCTGGATTGA
- a CDS encoding helix-turn-helix domain-containing protein produces the protein MRSEFMLYNDDLAMTWVRERFLRELVSGRLRPKADLQEKMSRLSVNPYFTFPAVALVEPVAKREEGTGARPRAEAARDAVQQEACAGSVAFVDDEDRVALLFSWTKSEMLEKLQRKLSDRFGCSVNIGVGRPCGQLGDVHQSYGQASTALRYKFYKGTGQVLYANNLRPFEPVRSDPEIVEKTLYDTLKAAVSHEEIEEAVEHCYESVLQNRYLDIESLYEWTIRLLLGIEKRMLADEKDASAYHSSDILSVIRLETLDEMKRYVSQFLQGLWEFTLPNQKESHRSIIKKSLHYMESEYGSASLQSIARKVYMTPAYLSLLFKANTGKTFIEHLTDIRIGKAKEMLASTHYKNYEVAEKVGYHDSRYFSQIFKKKVGVSPSEYRESAAK, from the coding sequence ATGCGGAGTGAATTCATGTTGTACAACGACGATTTGGCGATGACCTGGGTGAGGGAACGGTTTTTGCGCGAGCTCGTGTCGGGCCGGCTGAGGCCGAAGGCGGACCTTCAGGAGAAGATGTCCCGCCTGTCCGTAAACCCCTATTTCACGTTCCCGGCCGTCGCGCTGGTGGAGCCCGTCGCGAAGCGGGAAGAGGGAACGGGCGCAAGGCCGCGGGCCGAAGCGGCGAGAGATGCCGTACAGCAGGAAGCGTGCGCCGGGAGCGTCGCGTTCGTCGACGATGAGGACCGGGTCGCGCTGCTGTTCTCCTGGACGAAGTCGGAGATGCTGGAAAAGCTGCAGCGAAAGCTCTCCGACCGTTTCGGTTGCTCGGTCAATATCGGCGTCGGCCGGCCCTGCGGCCAGCTCGGGGACGTGCATCAATCGTACGGGCAGGCTTCGACGGCCCTTCGCTACAAATTTTACAAAGGGACCGGCCAAGTGCTGTACGCCAACAACCTCCGGCCGTTCGAGCCGGTCCGCAGCGATCCGGAGATCGTGGAGAAAACGCTGTACGATACGTTGAAAGCGGCGGTGTCCCACGAGGAAATCGAGGAAGCGGTGGAGCATTGCTACGAGAGCGTGCTGCAGAACCGTTATCTGGATATCGAAAGCTTGTACGAATGGACGATCCGGCTGCTGCTCGGGATCGAGAAACGGATGCTGGCCGACGAAAAGGATGCAAGCGCTTATCACTCTTCGGACATTTTGTCCGTCATCCGCCTGGAAACGCTGGACGAAATGAAGCGGTACGTAAGTCAATTTCTGCAGGGACTGTGGGAATTTACGCTCCCGAACCAGAAGGAAAGCCACCGCAGCATCATCAAGAAATCGCTGCATTATATGGAATCGGAGTACGGCAGCGCTTCCCTGCAGAGCATCGCCCGGAAGGTGTACATGACGCCGGCCTATTTGAGCCTGCTGTTCAAGGCGAATACGGGCAAAACGTTTATCGAGCATTTGACCGACATCCGGATCGGAAAGGCGAAGGAGATGCTGGCGTCCACGCATTACAAAAATTACGAGGTGGCGGAGAAGGTGGGCTATCACGACTCGCGGTACTTCAGCCAAATTTTCAAAAAGAAGGTCGGCGTTTCCCCCAGCGAGTACCGGGAATCCGCGGCAAAGTAG